Proteins found in one Streptomyces sp. CB09001 genomic segment:
- a CDS encoding barstar family protein, protein MTEDPAGRLVVTLDLGGVTDKAGLMDRCARDLALPDRFGRNWDALADSLADPSVWPVGAADRGLVLVVEGWRAYAEARPDEWTVAEEVFAEATDRGPGLFVTLGPGGSSKQAADQPG, encoded by the coding sequence ATGACCGAGGACCCCGCGGGACGGCTCGTGGTCACGCTGGACCTCGGCGGGGTCACGGACAAGGCGGGCCTGATGGACCGCTGCGCCCGCGACCTGGCGCTGCCCGACCGGTTCGGCCGGAACTGGGACGCGCTCGCCGACTCCCTCGCCGACCCCTCCGTCTGGCCCGTGGGCGCGGCGGACCGGGGCCTGGTCCTCGTCGTGGAGGGCTGGCGGGCGTACGCCGAGGCGCGGCCGGACGAGTGGACCGTCGCCGAGGAGGTCTTCGCCGAGGCCACCGACCGCGGCCCGGGGCTCTTCGTCACCCTCGGCCCTGGAGGATCCTCCAAGCAGGCCGCTGACCAGCCTGGATGA
- a CDS encoding sugar-binding domain-containing protein, with translation MNSSEEIAVSGMSAGRSAMRMGPAELVQAAAMARRFYLEGKSKIQIAEEFGVSRFKVARVLETALERDLVRIEIRVPAELDAERSDALRARYGLRHAVVVESPADAEETPDPENLGEVAADLLGELVNEGDVLGLAWGRSTIHMAAALDRLPPCTVVQLTGVYDAGTAERGSVEAVRRAAQVSGGDAHPIYAPMLLPDAATAQALRHQTGIARAFEYFDKVTVACVSIGSWEPGISTVHDMLSDEERAHYASLGVAAEMSAHLFDAEGRRVGRDLGERCITVKADQLRRIPEVVAIAGGQRKAAAIDAVLRSGLVTSLVTDTSAADYLMTAGSAPKSTLNRTDPDGI, from the coding sequence GTGAACAGCAGTGAGGAGATCGCCGTGTCGGGTATGTCGGCGGGCCGTTCAGCCATGCGGATGGGACCCGCTGAGCTGGTCCAGGCGGCGGCCATGGCCCGCCGCTTCTACCTCGAGGGCAAGTCCAAGATCCAGATCGCGGAGGAGTTCGGCGTCAGCCGCTTCAAGGTGGCCAGGGTTCTCGAGACCGCCCTCGAGCGGGACCTGGTGCGCATCGAGATCCGGGTGCCGGCCGAGCTGGACGCCGAGCGCTCGGACGCCCTGCGGGCCCGCTACGGGCTCCGGCACGCCGTCGTGGTGGAGTCCCCGGCCGACGCCGAGGAGACACCGGACCCGGAGAACCTGGGCGAGGTGGCCGCCGACCTGCTCGGCGAGCTGGTCAACGAGGGCGACGTGCTGGGCCTGGCCTGGGGCCGGTCGACCATCCACATGGCGGCGGCCCTCGACCGGCTGCCGCCGTGCACCGTGGTGCAGCTGACGGGCGTGTACGACGCCGGGACCGCCGAGCGCGGCTCGGTGGAGGCCGTCCGCCGTGCCGCCCAGGTGTCGGGCGGCGACGCGCACCCCATCTACGCGCCGATGCTCCTGCCGGACGCGGCCACCGCGCAGGCGCTGCGGCACCAGACCGGGATCGCCCGGGCCTTCGAGTACTTCGACAAGGTCACGGTCGCCTGCGTCTCCATCGGCTCCTGGGAGCCCGGGATCTCGACGGTGCACGACATGCTCAGCGACGAGGAGCGCGCGCACTACGCCTCGCTCGGGGTCGCCGCCGAGATGTCCGCGCACCTCTTCGACGCCGAAGGGCGCCGGGTCGGGCGGGACCTGGGGGAGCGGTGCATCACCGTCAAGGCCGACCAGCTCCGCCGTATCCCCGAGGTCGTCGCGATCGCGGGCGGGCAGCGCAAGGCGGCGGCCATCGACGCGGTGCTGCGCTCCGGCCTCGTCACCAGCCTGGTCACGGACACCTCGGCCGCGGACTACCTGATGACGGCGGGCTCGGCACCGAAGTCGACGCTCAACCGGACCGACCCCGACGGGATCTGA
- a CDS encoding MFS transporter gives MTVSPPPSAARAADAPAGTHRLVRTLYASAFCDEFVLLYPVYALLFADTGLSVWQTASLFALWSLTGVLLEVPSGAWADAVSRRLLLILGPLLTAAGFALWVLAPSYGAFALGFVLWGAGGALGSGALEALVYDELERAGAAGDYARVMGRARAIGIAATMSAMGLAGPVFAWGGYHAVGAASVLACLAAAAVATRFPEHRTPSGGGERWSATLRAGLADARADRSVRGALLLVPAVTAVWGALDEYTPLLARDTGVAAETVPWLLLVIWAGATAGSLLAGAAERLTANGFAALLTGSALALAVGGLAGTPAALVLVALAFGGFQLATVLADARLQQRIDDTGRATLTSVAGLGTELGNLATYGAYAAAATAWGHGTAFALSALPYVLTALPLAGAARTTAAAAGARRRSRRSPS, from the coding sequence ATGACCGTCTCACCCCCGCCCTCAGCCGCGCGTGCCGCCGACGCGCCCGCAGGCACCCACCGGCTCGTGCGCACGCTGTACGCCTCGGCGTTCTGCGACGAGTTCGTCCTGCTCTACCCGGTGTACGCGCTGCTGTTCGCCGACACCGGCCTGTCCGTCTGGCAGACGGCCTCGCTGTTCGCCCTGTGGTCGCTGACCGGCGTGCTGCTCGAGGTGCCCTCCGGCGCCTGGGCCGACGCCGTCTCCCGCCGGCTGCTGCTGATCCTCGGCCCGCTGCTCACCGCCGCCGGCTTCGCGCTGTGGGTGCTCGCGCCCTCCTACGGCGCCTTCGCCCTCGGCTTCGTGCTGTGGGGCGCGGGCGGCGCGCTCGGCTCGGGCGCGCTGGAGGCGCTGGTCTACGACGAACTCGAGCGGGCCGGCGCGGCCGGCGACTACGCCCGCGTCATGGGCCGGGCCCGGGCGATCGGCATCGCCGCGACCATGTCCGCCATGGGCCTGGCCGGTCCGGTGTTCGCCTGGGGCGGCTACCACGCGGTCGGCGCCGCGAGCGTGCTGGCCTGTCTGGCCGCGGCGGCCGTGGCCACCCGTTTCCCCGAGCACCGCACTCCCTCCGGCGGCGGCGAACGCTGGTCCGCGACCCTGCGCGCGGGTCTCGCCGACGCCCGCGCCGACCGGTCCGTGCGTGGGGCGCTGCTCCTCGTACCGGCCGTGACCGCGGTGTGGGGCGCGCTCGACGAGTACACGCCGCTGCTGGCGCGCGACACCGGCGTCGCGGCCGAGACCGTGCCCTGGCTGCTGCTGGTGATCTGGGCCGGTGCCACCGCCGGCAGCCTGCTGGCCGGTGCGGCGGAGCGCCTGACGGCCAACGGGTTCGCCGCGCTGCTCACCGGTTCCGCGCTCGCCCTGGCCGTGGGGGGCCTGGCCGGCACACCGGCCGCCCTGGTCCTGGTGGCGCTCGCCTTCGGCGGCTTCCAGCTGGCGACCGTGCTGGCCGACGCCCGTCTCCAGCAGCGCATCGACGACACCGGGCGGGCCACCCTGACCTCGGTCGCGGGCCTCGGCACCGAGCTGGGCAACCTCGCCACCTACGGCGCCTACGCGGCAGCGGCCACGGCCTGGGGCCACGGCACCGCCTTCGCGCTCTCCGCGCTGCCGTACGTCCTGACGGCGCTGCCGCTGGCCGGCGCCGCCCGAACCACAGCCGCGGCTGCCGGGGCACGACGTCGAAGTCGCCGGTCCCCTTCCTGA
- the rpe gene encoding ribulose-phosphate 3-epimerase, translating to MAAQINPSILSADFARLADEAKAVEGADWLHVDVMDNHFVPNLTLGVPVVESLARATDTPLDCHLMIEAPDRWAPQYVEAGAGSVTFHAEAAAAPVRLAREIRAKGARASMALKPATPIEPYEDLLPELDMLLIMTVEPGFGGQAFLDIMLPKIRRTRELIRKHGLELWLQVDGGVSASTIERCADAGADVFVAGSAVYGASDPAEAVRALRTQADAATAKASWSCDH from the coding sequence ATGGCCGCGCAGATCAACCCCAGCATCCTGTCCGCCGACTTCGCCCGCCTCGCGGACGAGGCCAAGGCGGTCGAGGGAGCCGACTGGCTCCACGTCGACGTCATGGACAACCACTTCGTCCCGAACCTCACGCTCGGCGTGCCGGTGGTCGAGTCCCTGGCCCGCGCGACCGACACCCCGCTGGACTGCCACCTGATGATCGAGGCTCCCGACCGCTGGGCGCCGCAGTACGTGGAGGCGGGCGCCGGCTCCGTCACCTTCCACGCCGAGGCGGCCGCCGCACCGGTGCGGCTGGCCCGCGAGATCCGGGCCAAGGGCGCCCGCGCGTCCATGGCGCTCAAGCCCGCGACGCCGATCGAGCCGTACGAGGACCTGCTCCCCGAACTCGACATGCTGCTGATCATGACGGTTGAACCCGGCTTCGGTGGGCAGGCGTTCCTCGACATCATGCTTCCCAAGATCCGGCGCACCCGTGAGCTGATCAGGAAGCACGGTCTGGAGCTGTGGCTCCAGGTCGACGGCGGTGTCTCGGCGTCCACGATCGAGCGGTGCGCCGACGCCGGCGCCGACGTCTTCGTCGCGGGGTCCGCGGTGTACGGGGCGTCCGACCCGGCCGAGGCGGTACGTGCACTGCGCACGCAGGCGGATGCGGCGACCGCCAAGGCATCCTGGTCCTGCGACCACTGA
- a CDS encoding VWA domain-containing protein, with amino-acid sequence METGTPRTGEAAGQVAAGLEISQWKYLPGEAGDPRMHAILSVRVDGTGGDGHPGGPVLAQVLVMDCSSSMTWPVEKLHAAQQAAVAAIRKLPDGTPFAVIRGNEQATVVYPDTPRMARASARTRTRAERAVRETVAGGGTCIGAWLDLSRRLLTEQDAPIGHVLLLTDGKNQHDEQMPLARVLDACAGRFVCDAWGIGDGWDGRELLRITSRLHGSASSVREEEALPGEYEQLMNRLLTKTVPELVVSVTAMPGCTVRYLKQVFPTEAELTAEDGTGRFVTRAWGDETRRYQLCLAADPTGRPRGEDLQLAVVAIEVPGVPGGGEVRLPPPQPCLVHWTDDPALSRHTDAQVEHFEQHQRLGEAVAAATDAHRRGQRDLAEQQLGRAVLLAHVMGADEQLARLARLVRIEDASSGRVTLRPEVTAVDFQHLITASSHSTYGPASGTGTGTGSGAAGGAPGGGAAVPCPACSRKAPAAARFCPACGHRFEARP; translated from the coding sequence GTGGAGACAGGAACGCCCCGGACGGGCGAGGCCGCCGGACAGGTGGCCGCCGGACTGGAGATCAGCCAGTGGAAGTACCTGCCCGGCGAGGCGGGCGACCCGCGGATGCACGCCATCCTCAGCGTGCGCGTGGACGGCACCGGGGGCGACGGCCACCCGGGCGGCCCGGTGCTCGCGCAGGTGCTGGTCATGGACTGCTCCAGCTCGATGACCTGGCCGGTGGAGAAGCTGCACGCGGCCCAGCAGGCGGCCGTCGCGGCGATCCGCAAGCTGCCCGACGGCACCCCGTTCGCGGTGATCCGGGGCAACGAGCAGGCGACCGTGGTGTACCCCGACACCCCGCGCATGGCCCGCGCCTCCGCCCGCACCCGGACGCGGGCGGAGCGGGCCGTGCGGGAGACGGTCGCGGGCGGCGGCACCTGCATCGGTGCCTGGCTGGACCTGAGCCGCCGGCTGCTGACGGAGCAGGACGCGCCCATCGGGCACGTCCTGCTGCTCACCGACGGCAAGAACCAGCACGACGAGCAGATGCCGCTCGCCCGGGTGCTCGACGCGTGCGCGGGCCGGTTCGTCTGCGACGCCTGGGGCATCGGTGACGGCTGGGACGGCCGGGAACTGCTGCGGATCACCAGCCGGCTGCACGGCAGCGCCTCCTCCGTGCGCGAGGAGGAGGCCCTGCCCGGGGAGTACGAGCAGCTGATGAACCGCCTGCTCACCAAGACCGTCCCCGAACTGGTCGTCTCCGTGACCGCCATGCCCGGGTGCACCGTGCGCTACCTCAAACAGGTCTTCCCCACCGAGGCGGAGCTGACCGCCGAGGACGGCACCGGCCGGTTCGTCACCCGGGCCTGGGGCGACGAGACGCGCCGCTACCAGCTGTGCCTGGCCGCCGACCCGACCGGCCGCCCGCGTGGGGAGGACCTCCAGCTCGCCGTGGTCGCCATCGAAGTACCCGGCGTACCAGGCGGCGGCGAGGTCCGGCTGCCGCCGCCGCAGCCCTGCCTGGTGCACTGGACCGACGATCCGGCCCTGTCCCGGCACACCGACGCCCAGGTCGAGCACTTCGAGCAGCACCAGCGGCTCGGCGAGGCCGTCGCCGCGGCCACCGACGCCCACCGCCGAGGACAGCGCGACCTGGCAGAACAGCAGCTCGGCCGGGCCGTGCTGCTCGCGCACGTCATGGGCGCCGACGAGCAGCTGGCCCGGCTGGCCCGGCTGGTGCGGATCGAGGACGCGTCGTCCGGCCGGGTCACCCTGCGCCCCGAGGTCACGGCCGTCGACTTCCAGCACCTGATCACCGCGAGCAGCCACAGCACCTACGGCCCCGCATCCGGCACCGGCACCGGGACCGGCTCCGGTGCGGCAGGCGGCGCGCCGGGCGGCGGGGCCGCCGTGCCCTGCCCGGCCTGCTCGCGGAAGGCTCCGGCGGCCGCCCGGTTCTGCCCGGCCTGCGGGCACCGCTTCGAGGCGCGGCCGTGA
- a CDS encoding Lrp/AsnC family transcriptional regulator, with amino-acid sequence MLNDLDERIVHALAEDARRSYADIGQSVGLSAPAVKRRVDRLRATGAITGFTVRVDPAALGWETEGFVEIFCRRNTSPETIQRGLDRYQEVVAASTVTGDADAVAQVFASDMRHFERVLERIAGEPFVERTKSVLVLSPLLRRSSSGSPT; translated from the coding sequence GTGCTGAACGATCTCGACGAACGCATCGTGCACGCCCTCGCCGAGGACGCCCGCCGCTCCTACGCGGACATCGGGCAGTCGGTCGGCCTCTCCGCGCCCGCCGTGAAACGGCGCGTGGACCGGCTGCGCGCCACCGGCGCCATCACCGGCTTCACCGTACGGGTCGACCCCGCCGCGCTCGGCTGGGAGACCGAGGGGTTCGTCGAGATCTTCTGCCGCCGCAACACCTCGCCCGAGACCATCCAGCGGGGCCTCGATCGCTACCAGGAGGTCGTGGCCGCGTCCACCGTCACCGGGGACGCCGACGCGGTCGCCCAGGTCTTCGCCTCCGACATGCGGCACTTCGAGCGGGTCCTGGAGCGGATCGCCGGGGAGCCGTTCGTGGAGCGCACCAAGTCCGTGCTGGTGCTCTCGCCACTGCTGCGGCGCTCCTCGTCGGGTTCGCCCACGTAA
- a CDS encoding GuaB1 family IMP dehydrogenase-related protein: MRFLNDIQPSYDLTYDDVFMVPSRSAVGSRQGVDLGSPDGTGTTIPLVVANMTAIAGRRMAETVARRGGLVVIPQDIPIEVVTDVVSWVKSRHHVLDTPIVLAPHQTVADALALLPKRAHNAGVVVDEDHRPVGVVTDTDLSGVDRFTQLEEVMSKDLILIDADLDPREAFNTLDAANRRYAPAVDKEGRLAGILTRKGALRATLYTPAVDAQGRLRIAAAVGINGDVAGKAKQLIDAGVDTLVIDTAHGHQESMISAVKVVRDLDPRVPIVAGNIVSAQGVRDLIEAGADIIKVGVGPGAMCTTRMMTGVGRPQFSAVLECAAEAKKYGKHVWADGGVRHPRDVAMALAAGASNVMVGSWFAGTYESPGDLQHDANGRAYKESFGMASARAVRNRTSEESAYDRARKALFEEGISTSRMFLDPARPGVEDLIDAIIAGVRSSCTYAGAGSLEEFAEKAIVGIQSAAGYAEGKPLHASWS, from the coding sequence GTGCGTTTCCTCAATGACATCCAGCCCTCGTACGACCTGACGTACGACGACGTGTTCATGGTGCCGAGCCGCTCCGCCGTCGGCTCCCGGCAGGGCGTGGACCTCGGCTCCCCGGACGGCACGGGCACCACGATCCCGCTGGTCGTCGCCAACATGACCGCCATCGCGGGCCGCCGGATGGCCGAGACGGTGGCCCGGCGCGGCGGCCTCGTGGTCATCCCGCAGGACATCCCGATCGAGGTCGTCACCGACGTCGTCTCCTGGGTGAAGAGCCGCCACCACGTCCTGGACACCCCCATCGTGCTGGCCCCGCACCAGACCGTCGCCGACGCGCTGGCCCTGCTGCCCAAGCGCGCGCACAACGCGGGCGTCGTCGTGGACGAGGACCACAGGCCGGTCGGCGTGGTCACCGACACCGACCTGTCCGGCGTGGACCGCTTCACCCAGCTCGAGGAGGTCATGTCCAAGGACCTGATCCTCATCGACGCCGACCTGGACCCGCGCGAGGCCTTCAACACCCTCGACGCCGCCAACCGCCGCTACGCGCCCGCCGTGGACAAGGAGGGCCGCCTCGCCGGCATCCTCACCCGCAAGGGCGCCCTGCGCGCCACCCTGTACACCCCGGCCGTCGACGCGCAGGGCAGGCTCCGCATCGCCGCCGCCGTGGGCATCAACGGCGACGTGGCCGGCAAGGCCAAGCAGCTCATCGACGCCGGCGTGGACACCCTCGTCATCGACACCGCGCACGGCCACCAGGAGTCGATGATCAGCGCCGTCAAGGTGGTGCGCGACCTCGACCCGCGGGTCCCGATCGTCGCGGGCAACATCGTCTCCGCCCAGGGCGTGCGCGACCTGATCGAGGCGGGCGCCGACATCATCAAGGTCGGTGTGGGCCCCGGTGCCATGTGCACCACCCGCATGATGACCGGCGTGGGCCGGCCGCAGTTCTCCGCCGTCCTGGAGTGCGCCGCCGAGGCGAAGAAGTACGGCAAGCACGTGTGGGCGGACGGCGGTGTCCGCCACCCCCGCGACGTGGCGATGGCCCTCGCGGCCGGCGCGTCCAACGTGATGGTCGGCTCCTGGTTCGCGGGCACCTACGAGTCCCCGGGCGACCTCCAGCACGACGCCAACGGCCGCGCCTACAAGGAGTCCTTCGGCATGGCTTCCGCGCGCGCGGTGCGCAACCGCACCTCGGAGGAGTCGGCCTACGACCGGGCCCGCAAGGCGCTGTTCGAGGAGGGCATCTCCACCTCGCGGATGTTCCTCGACCCGGCCCGGCCCGGCGTCGAGGACCTGATCGACGCGATCATCGCGGGCGTCCGCTCGTCCTGCACCTACGCCGGTGCCGGCTCCCTGGAGGAGTTCGCCGAGAAGGCCATCGTCGGCATCCAGAGCGCCGCCGGTTACGCCGAGGGCAAGCCGCTGCACGCCAGCTGGAGCTGA
- a CDS encoding extracellular solute-binding protein yields MSRPGTRTLGILCLCLVLLGAGVYAGVRWARGWQGSVTLLANWSGTEREQFEEHVVEPFEEKYRIDVVYQGSSALSQVLAADMAAGNPPDVAVLPGPGELLAYAVDGRLHPLDGLFDARDYDRFWAPEVTVPGQGAHTYWLPVKTGLKSMVWYAGPAPTAGTAGPPARWCAGLESGATSGWPGTDWVEDILLQQAGPRVYEEWANGRLPWTDDAVRRAWTTWADLVGAGDRARVGQVLTTAFDADCAPGRLEHQGSFRAGHWRQEGGDHVHSSEVVPGAGADAGAWEVSGDLAAILNPTEEAEQLIRYLADPATALPEYTANRTAAADGDQDATEREIGAILREPGRTRCWDASDAMPRTTRDAFHQAVLRTFADPTDLNTRLRELEALRRSQNLPVCSAG; encoded by the coding sequence ATGAGCCGCCCGGGTACCCGCACCCTCGGCATCCTCTGCCTCTGCCTGGTCCTGCTCGGCGCCGGCGTGTACGCCGGGGTGCGCTGGGCGCGTGGCTGGCAGGGCTCGGTCACCCTGCTCGCCAACTGGAGCGGCACGGAGCGCGAGCAGTTCGAGGAGCACGTCGTCGAGCCGTTCGAGGAGAAGTACCGGATCGACGTCGTCTACCAGGGCAGCTCCGCGCTCAGCCAGGTGCTGGCCGCCGACATGGCGGCCGGCAACCCGCCCGACGTGGCGGTGCTGCCCGGCCCCGGCGAACTGCTCGCCTACGCCGTCGACGGCCGGCTCCACCCGCTGGACGGCCTTTTCGACGCCCGGGACTACGACCGGTTCTGGGCTCCCGAGGTCACCGTGCCGGGGCAGGGCGCCCACACGTACTGGCTGCCCGTGAAGACCGGCCTCAAGAGCATGGTGTGGTACGCCGGACCGGCACCGACGGCCGGGACGGCCGGCCCTCCCGCACGGTGGTGCGCCGGCCTGGAGTCCGGCGCGACCTCCGGCTGGCCGGGCACCGACTGGGTGGAGGACATCCTGCTCCAGCAGGCCGGCCCACGGGTGTACGAGGAGTGGGCCAACGGCAGGCTGCCGTGGACCGACGACGCCGTGCGCAGGGCCTGGACGACCTGGGCCGACCTGGTGGGCGCGGGCGACCGTGCCCGCGTCGGGCAGGTGCTGACCACCGCCTTCGACGCGGACTGCGCGCCGGGCCGCCTGGAGCACCAGGGTTCCTTCCGCGCCGGGCACTGGCGGCAGGAGGGCGGCGACCACGTCCACTCCTCCGAGGTCGTGCCCGGCGCCGGAGCAGACGCCGGCGCGTGGGAGGTCTCCGGCGACCTCGCGGCCATACTGAACCCGACCGAGGAGGCCGAGCAGCTGATCCGCTACCTCGCCGACCCGGCGACCGCGCTGCCGGAGTACACGGCGAACCGGACGGCCGCGGCCGACGGCGACCAGGACGCCACCGAGCGGGAGATCGGAGCCATCCTGCGCGAACCCGGCCGAACCCGCTGCTGGGACGCCTCCGACGCCATGCCCCGCACCACCCGCGACGCCTTCCACCAGGCAGTCCTGCGCACCTTCGCCGACCCGACCGACCTGAACACCCGCCTGCGAGAACTCGAAGCGCTCCGCAGGTCCCAGAACCTGCCGGTATGCAGCGCCGGCTGA